ctcTCCGCTCTATTttattgaataaacactttcaACTATCCATTTTTCCTCATTTCCCCAAATAATCTCCACACGATTACTACTGTGATTAAACTGAAATATATATTCACATgatacatttttaaaataagttgCAGAACGGATCACGATCCCTCACATCATATGCACTAGGATAATCCCAAGAGCCATCAGAGTAACGATAACGGAATGGTGCTGGTACAAAGGGCCAAACAAAAGGTGGCGTCGTCTCGGCGGCTTCCGGCGGCGTCTCGGCGGCTGCCTTCTCTTTCTTGACCTCGTCTACGCTTACGATGTCCGCATACGCCACCTTCTTTCTTATCAACTTCGTCAGAACCACCGGGTCGATCCCATCTCCCACAACCTCCACTTGGTTCTTCTCCGGCCCCGTTATGGCCGCAGATTCCACGCCTAGTTAATTTATTTCACCagtatatatacatatcaaaCGACAACAATcaagataaaataattaagtaaattacTGTATATTAATCGTGGCTTACCTGATACACCGACAGCAAGTTTCATGGCCTTGGAACGAGATTTGAGGTCAGCCATAGACAGTACTTCAATCACAATCTTTTGCtgcaaacaataaataaaaaaaaaaattagtaaaaatcTAATtcgaattaaataatatatggaCATCATGGTATTAAATTAATAGACATATATCAATCTATACCTTCATTCTCCTAATTTGGTAGATAAATGGAGTGGACTAGAAATGGACTAGTCAGCCAAAGAGTGAAATGAAATAGTATGAGAGGAGAGAAGAATATATTCTCAAAATTGCTTGCCGTATTAGAGAAGGAAGCAGAGACAATATATTTAtagaacaaaataaataaataaataaatctttagataggaattattaattaatttgaacGCGTCAAAGACGTTTTGGTGCAGCCAATCTATTTCCAATGCCAAAATAGCGTAGCCCCCCTTAGTAGAGGtccatctttttttatttttttcttttttgtttttatttattataaatatttgtattaaaaattataaatattatttaaaaaatagtatactatttattttattactttaataattagatatttaatcatcaaaattaaagaataataattatttatttttaaatatttatttatgttaattattaataattgaaGAATAGtttgatttaaagatttataaataatataatttaatacaagtgcaaaaaattaatataacaataCAATTCATAACTACATTGAAATACAAATGCAACTTGAAATacataattcaaatacaaatgcAAATATTAGTCATTTATAATTCAAACATtgaatttttattcatatttttcaatttaattaatttttgtatattaattcatgttatttataatttaatttatattatataattaaattataaacttaaatattattatttaaatttattatacaaTGTAAACATtagtcataattaaaaatatattaaataaaagataataattaatatatgtaaaataaaaaagaatatttcgagaatattctttttgttgtaaaatttgaaataaataggtttaatgaatgttatatttggtgcagaaatcatactattttagtgtaaaatttacacctaaataaattttgtgtttggaAATGACTTTAGAGGACAAACGGAGAATCTTTCCAGGTGGATATTAAACTGATTTAATGAAGGTCAATGGTATTaactattttataaaatttctcACTATTTTCACCgtataattcttttttttcaagTATTTCGAGTTAGATATGACAAAAAATAAGCGGTTGTCACAATGATAATTCCCTATTTTATCCTCCATTTTACCTCATTTTTCGAATTTAatctcttgtttttttttcaagtgtCTCGAGTCAGTTCTTCGttttacataatttttatcAATTTAGCCTGTTGTAAAATATGGGGCAAAAAAAGTATGTGTCGTTATCGAATTaagcttatgaacaaaagcttgcAAATAATCGATTAACTAGTCAGGAGTCAAAGCAAATATAAGCATCAATCGTGAATTTCCTGAATTGAATTTCTACTCCACAGTTTTATCAAAAAATGTGAGCAGActatcataataattattgatagtCAACAAACTCACATGTTTATTATGAAAATTAAGTTGTGGCAAGGAAAcagtgtgaaatttttttttctaaaatatcgAAACCACCTTATAATGCAATAAAAACATCAagattttcaataattttgatTATTCTGTCATAAATACATAAACTTTCAATTTCTTCCTCAATTGACAGTTATGATATTATCTTCAACTAAAGATATAAGAATAATACTCAACACATCGGAAACTTTAGATATGAATCAATTAATTTGAACGCGTAAAAAAGACGTTTTTTTTGAAAGTTTGAAGCATTACATCATCCATGTGACGCGCAGCATGACAAAAGAAAGATCGTTCCATGTGGatattaaattgatttaatCAAGGTCAATCGTATTAactattttatcaaatttctCACTGTTTTCACTAATATTGACAATAAGTGTTTGTCTCAATGATAATTCCCTATATTATCCTCCATTTTACCTCATTTTTCGAATTTAATCTCTGATATTTTTTCGAGTGTCATGAGTCAGTTCATCGTTTTACGTAATTTTTAACAATTTAGTATATCGTAAAATATGCGGTAAAAAAAGCACGTGTCATTATTATCGGATTAAGTTTATGAACAAAATCTTGCAAATAATTGATTAATTGGTCAGGAATCAAAGCAAATATAAGTATCAACCGTGAATTTTCTGAATTGAAATTCTGtcccacagctttatcaagaaatgtgaacaaattatcataataattattgatagtCAACAAGCTCACATGTTTATTATGGACATTAAGTTGATgtcaagaaacagtgtgaaattTTTTTGCTAAAGTATCGAAACGACCTTGTAATGTAATAAAAGCATCGGgattttcaataattttgatTATCCTGTCATACATAGATGAAATTTTCAATTCTTCCTCAATTAACACCTATGATAT
This genomic window from Primulina huaijiensis isolate GDHJ02 chromosome 7, ASM1229523v2, whole genome shotgun sequence contains:
- the LOC140981498 gene encoding heavy metal-associated isoprenylated plant protein 16 isoform X2 codes for the protein MADLKSRSKAMKLAVGVSGVESAAITGPEKNQVEVVGDGIDPVVLTKLIRKKVAYADIVSVDEVKKEKAAAETPPEAAETTPPFVWPFVPAPFRYRYSDGSWDYPSAYDVRDRDPFCNLF
- the LOC140981498 gene encoding heavy metal-associated isoprenylated plant protein 16 isoform X1 gives rise to the protein MKQKIVIEVLSMADLKSRSKAMKLAVGVSGVESAAITGPEKNQVEVVGDGIDPVVLTKLIRKKVAYADIVSVDEVKKEKAAAETPPEAAETTPPFVWPFVPAPFRYRYSDGSWDYPSAYDVRDRDPFCNLF